The genomic DNA CATTCTGCTGGACACCGGAGTCAGGCGCCTTCCCGGCGTCGGCAAGATGCTGGAGCCAACAACAGATGGGGAGGCAAACGCCCCTGGATCTGAGGGGCGACCCCCTGGGCACCCCTGTTCCCACAGAGCCTCACTGCTGCCTATaactgcccacccctgcccctcgctCCCGCTGGGAAGATCTGGAACCCGAGTTTAAGGTTCGGCCCATGCGCGATCCAGGGTACAGCCCAAGTGGCTCCCTTCCCTGTGACTGCGTCCGACTCCCTGCCGGGACGAGGGAAGGGGCCGCGCAGCAAGGCAGAACGTGGTGTTTTCAAGCCGCTGCTTTTCGGAGGCAGCCAAAGGCGAGAAGATGCCGACGCGGGTCAAATGTGAAAACCCCCCTCGAGCGCAATGAACGGAGAGCGCCGGGGAGTCAAGCCAGCCAACCCTGCTCGCAAGGAGACAAGCGGCCGAGAACTGAGTGGCCTTTAGCAGGGGCCACTGACGTCTCGATCGGGCTCGGGGGCCAGTCGGGTCGCAAGACGGCTCCTGCGGCTAGTCAGTTACAGCTGGGCCAGCCAAGGGGTGTGAAACTGACCAGGGCGGGGCTGCTACAGTTGACTAGCTGTGGGTTGTAATTAAGGGGGAAGTTAATCTGGTGGGAGGGGCCAGTCCCCTCTGCCTCCGCCCCATGGCCAACAGCCCCCTGCGCATCAGCCTAGTCCATCAGCCCAGAGAAGCATCAACTGCTGCCACTGATGGTCAGTTACAACACGAGTCATAATCAATTTCTCTCCCCAGGCACGGCCAGTttgaggaggcgggggggggggaggtgcgtaggagctctgggtgggggacaggggctgcaccggtgcaggctctgggcaggccAATCTCtcgggacctcccacaggccagATACACCCCCCCAGAGACGCCTGCCAATCCGGGCTCTGCCTGCCGGTCCCTCCGGTAACAGGGCTACGTACCAACTCTCTGGCGATCCCCCAGATCACCAGAAAGATCCCCCCTGAACCGACACCAAGGGGACGGCCGGTTTCTCTCCCCATCCCTACCTAGATCCTGGGGGATCTCACAACCCAGAGCCGCCCTGGGGTAGAGAACTCAGATCTGCAAAGCTCAGTGCGAGTTATCAGTGCCCTCTAGTGGCCAGGCTGCTCCCCTACAGGAACTGGAGCAGGCACGTTTCcccttgttgttgtttgtttttccaaTAGGACCTAGAGAAAATCCCCTTCTCTGCTATGGCACAGCCAGCTCTCTGCTTCGTCTGCCTTAGAGACTCTAAACCCCACGTGGCTGCATGAAGGGATTCATCTCAGACGTCATACaaagagcccagctctgggacgaTAGGAGGGGCAGATATCCGGAGGGGGGGAATATCCGTCGCTGTCTTGAGCCAGGCCATCCAACACATGCACTGATGCAGGGGGTGGGTCTCTGAGCTAAGACAAGGCCAACGCAGATGGATGCTACTGAAACAAAAAGGCAtcggggccagatcccagctgagcAAGCCCCGTTCAACTCCGGGCGGACGCGAAGGGGAAAGAGGATGTTCAGAAGACGTCTTCGTCGGCAGAAATTCCCAGATCGGCGCGGCTGATGTAGGCCAGGCTCCGCTTCCGAGCCCATGTCATAGAAACGAGCGAGGCTCCGATCTCGGCAGCGTCCAGAGACGCTCCAGACTGATGCTGGCCCGGCCGAGATCAGAACCCGCTTCTGGACAGGCCGTCAGCAGATCGCACGCCAGAGCCAACCCGCCACAGGGACGCTAACGCAGCGCGAAGAGGCGCGATCGACGGAAATGGTTTTGTTTGCGATACCTCcagcctgcccctctccccaccgctACGGCTCCTGCCCCAGAAGTCAATCCACATGCAAGCAGGTCTTGCCTCTATCAACAGCTGATCTCTCGTTAAAACAGGAACAGAAAGACTCGGCTGATCGAAGAGCTCTGGTTAGTTTTACATCCCAGCAAATCCAAGGAGCCACTGGGGTCCGTTTGCCCAGGGAAACGGCTACCGAACGGAAGTGTCAAGCCAGCAGAGATCACACGTTGTTTGATCCCCCAGCATCCCGGATTCCTGCCCTTTTGCATCATGGGAGCTGATGTCTGGTCTTCCTCCAAAGCGCGGAATAAATTCCACTCGATCTCTTCATGGGAGGAGGAAATATACCACGACTGGGCAACTTGGTTTAAAAGGGAACCAGCCAAGTTATGGGTCAGTGAAAAGCGGAACGGAAAAGCGCACGTACATCCCAGCCGTCAAGTCTTAACACTCAACGTAGCATCTGAAtctctggggcggggagctgggagccctccCCAGCTTTGGGCAGCGACGCTGTCAGAGGCTGCAGCCGCAGCGGGGAGAGAAACCAAAAACCGGATCTGCTAATGCACATAAAAGAAAAAGGCACCGGAGTCCGAGTGGCCGATCCTGGCTGGGTCTCTGAAGGATCTTCCAAGGGGATGGATCTGCCAAAAGGATCACTGGAGTCAGAAGGGGATGGTTAGAGGGGAACCCACTGGGAAGGCCAGATCCTGGTAGGTCCATGAAGGATCTTCCAAGGAGAACATTAAATCCGGGGGTGTTTGAAGGGGATCTAACAGGAAGGGAGATATTCTAGTTGGTCTCTGATGGATCTTCCAAGGAGATAGTTGAAACTAGAGAGGATGCCAATGGAAAGGGCAGATCCTGGTTGGTTCATGAAGAATGTTCCAGGGAGATCATTAGATCtgcagggggatggagggagggggtctcACAGGGGGGAGAGATCCTGGTTGGTCCATGAAGGATCTTCCAAGGAGACCATTAGATCCAGGGGGAACAGAGAGGATCCAGAGCAAGGAGTCCCTCCTGGCTGACCTGTGATGAGTCTCAAGGAGGCCACCGGAATGGGGAGTGGTGGGagagttttggggggagggggagatgtcaCGAGACGGCTGGGGACTCTGCGGCCGCCTCGTCCCCCTCCTCTGAGTCCCAGACCTCGGACTGCAGGTAGTCGGCGAAGAGGGCTTTGGCCCGGTGCAGCACCTTGGCCAGATTGTGCCGGCGCACCAGGCGGTCGAAGTGCATGGCCAGCTCGTTGTAGTCCATGTTGTTCTTCATGATGTGGTCCCGGTGCTCCAGCAGGATGGCCAGGCACAGGAAGAGCATGAAGGGGTTGCCTTTGCCGAACTCCTGCGGCGGAGGCAAGCTCACCGTGGCTGGGGACGGggcggcggggagggggctgctgggtgaggaggatggcGTGTCACCTGCCAAATCTCCCTTCTCCTCCGGCAGGCTCTCGCTCTTCTCGctgccagggaggggggaggggagggggaggaggtggagtctCGGGAGGGCGTGGGCGGGGTCAGGAGCCGGAGGGACGGGGCGGAGAAAGACTTGGTCATGGCCGGGAGCTGGAGCAAGGGGTCCTGCTCGCTGCAGaagtcctcctcttcctccatagAGCGCTGGGATCTCAGCGAAGGCTCTTCCTCGGAGCTGTCCTCACGAGCGCTGTAGTACTTGAATTCTCCAAAGCTGGATTGCTTCAATAAGGTCTTCTGCTCCAGACAAGGATGGTCTCCGGGGTCCTCCAAGCAAGGCCGGTCCCCAGTCGCTTCGAAGCTACAGGTGGGCCGCAGCATGTGGCGTTGGCGGACAGGCTGGCCGCTCTCACTGAGCCTGGCCGGCGGCCCCACCAGCTCCACCTCCTTCTCCGGAGGATCCGGTGGCAAGGAGCTCCAGGTTATCTCCAGCATCCGCAAGGCGTCCTCAAAGGCAAACTCCCGtttcagctccagcagcagccagcggTAGCAGAAGAAGAAGTCGTCAGCACCCCGGGAGAGGAGGTAGGCGTAGAACTCAGGATCCGAGTACTGGAGGAGCAGCTTGAGGTGGGAGAACTTGAGGGACATCACCTCGCCGTCCATCTGGAAGTTGCCTTCCAGGCGCTTCATGATGCCGCAGAAGCAGATGAAGGCGTGGGCCTCGTTGTCCATGACGGCCAGGATGGGCGAGGCGATGTCACTCATGCCCTGGCAGTAGGAGATCTGCGGGTGGGTGACGGCGTAGGTGGTCAGCAGGTCGTGAAGGGCAGTCAGATGCGGGTTGTCCTCCGAGCCGGCGTAGTAGGGGTGGGTGCGGTCCGTGCGGAGAACGTCCTTGAGGACGTTGCTGCGGATGAAGTCCAGGTCTTCGGGGCTGGCCCGCTCCGCCCACTGGCCCTTCAGCTGGTCGTACTCCCGCGTCTTGCGCTTCATGTAGTTCATGCGCTCCTGGCCCGTCAGCCCGTCCGGGTAGACGTTCAGCAGGTAGCGCCACACcacctgggggcagagagaggagctTCAACGCCCGGCATCTTCCCGCCACCTCTCAGCGTCCCACCACCTCTGACCCGCCCTGCCTCTCCCAGCATCCCACCGCGacttggggggcagagaggggtctCAGCGCCAGGCATCGTCCCACATAGCCGGGCACGCTATGCCCCTTTGTGCCACGCACCCCGACATCTCTCCTCCATGGCTAAGCACCCCCTGACATCCCATCTCCACTATCCCCCATATCccatttcccagagctggggagagaacccaggagtcctggctccagcatCCCTGCTTTAACCagcagaccccactcctctcccagagccggggagagaacccaggagtccgggctcccagccccactccccagagACTCACTTTGCGCAGCGAGGGCTCCACGCCGCCATGGTAGATGCGCAGCCGCAGCTCCTCGGGCCGGTTCAGCTGCCCCTCGTGGTTCAGGTAGGTGTGGAACTCGGAGTCGCTCAGCGGCGGTTTGAACGGCTTCACGTCCTCCCCATAGgaccagctcagagcctgctggACCTTCGACAGCGTCCGGCCCACCTAGGCAGAGAGACGGGGTCACTGAGCGAGTCCTGCTCAGAGCAAGGCATGTCAGACGCCGGATCCTCCCCACtgtatgggggaaactgaggcacgggagcAGCCCGGGGAGGTCAGTGCAGTAGGAGACTTCATTGGCCCATGATGATCCTAGCATTGGGACAACAGAGCTGGGACCAGCTACCAGGAAGAGCAGGCAGGAGAgcgggagtcaggactcctgggttctacctccggctctgggaggggagtggggtctagtgtgttaaaacggggggttggggggagagaaccaggactcctgggttctcttctgaaCTCTGTTCCACCCACGTAGCTTAGGGTGCTTCCTACCTGAACCACCCTCCTCCCCGTCCCCTCTCGACCCACCTGGGAGATGATGGTCTGGGTGAAAGGCAGGGCGGCCGCCGCCAGGGACCGCTTCTCCACCAGGAGCAGATCAGTGCTGATGACATCTTTGGGGCTGATGATGTCCCagtcctccagcagggggcctgagAGAGCAGCACATGACAGTTAGCAAGGTCTGTTCCCGGCTCtggaagggcagtggggtctggcgGTTAGAGTCCGCGGgggtggcagccaggactcctgggtccctagCCCTGCCACAGTGACTCACTGTCTTCCGAAGGCTTGATGTCTACGAGGAGCTGCAGGTAGGGCTTGGAGGCGCTGGCGAAGGCCGTGGTCAGGTCCCAGTCCGACAGCAGTGACAGGTACGTCTCCTGGCCCTGCTTCTCCTGGCCCAGGTAGCTGATCCCAAAGTTCTTCTTCCTGGGTGAGGTGGAGGTGATTGGCTCCAACGCACGCAGGACAACATCACCCCAGGCACAGCGTCTCCCCTCCCGGCACCTCTCGGGCTCCCCCATCGGTACAGAACCCCACACGGaacctcccactgctcccctggggtctcccattggctgtgaggACACACACCCCTTTGAGGTCCTCCGTCGGCTACACAGAACCTCCCCTGCCTCGTTAGGGTTTGCTGTCAGCCATGATGAAGGACCCCAACGGGAGGCATCCTCAACCATACAGAACCCCCCCACTACTCTCTAGGGGTCCTTCACCAGCCGTTCCGGCCCCTCTGCCTTCCCTCCTTTCGCAGGGTCCCCCATTGGTTCTTCAGACCGAATGAGCTCATCTGTCCCCCAAGTCTCCTCTTTGCCCCCTGGCTCCGCACAGCCTCAAATTCTTCACTAGCTCCGTCCTCAGTCAGGATCTAACTCCCAGGCAACCCCAGAAATAGCagcactggggagagaacccaggagtcctggctcccagcctccccaccccccccccccactctaaccactagaccccactcccttcccagagccggggagagaacccagaagtcctggctcccatctcccccccagtCTAACCCTCCAATGCTGGGCACAGGTCCCTGGCGGCTGGGGCGGGACTCACCCGTTGAGGTCGAAGGCGCGGATGAGGATGTGCTGGAGGACATCCAGCGAGGTGATCTGGGGATCGACGGCAAAGGTGCGGAACTCGGGCTGCAGGAACCCCTCGCGCTTCTGGGGAGACAGGACTGGAGTGAGCGCCCACAagtggggacaggccccgtgccccattccccacccccctggcgCCCAagggggagctggcgccccctagaggggaaaggccctggctcattccccaccccccctgcgCTGCACAGATCCTCCCGGGTTTCGGACGGAGATCTCCGCGGACACAGGGGCAGGGCAGTTTCCCGGCGCTCTTTCACACCGAAATCCTCTCTCCTCGCTGGCCGTGGGaggtctgacttcctgtgtgttTCTTGCCCCTCCTTAGCAGGTGCCTCGCCCCAGGTCTCCTGGCCTCCATGCAGCCACCCGGGGGGGAGGCCGGGGGACGAGACGCAGGCGTCCGCTAACGCAGGAGGGGAAAGGGACACTGGGTCGCGTCCCCCGCTCTGTTCTGCCTCTGACACGGTCAGTGAAGGCAAAGAGGGTTTGTCGGGGGCAGTAAGGGTGGGGCGTAGAGGGCACACGGacaagcaggactcctgggttctctcctggctctgggaagggattgggggctgggggttagagggagggggggcaggattcctgggttctctccccggctctgggagggggagtgggggctgggggttagagcaggggggttgggagccaggactcctgggttctctccccagctctgggaggggagtggggtctggtggttagagcgggggggctgggagccaggactcctgggttctctccccagctctgggaggggagtgggggctggtggttacagcaggggggggctgggagccaggactcctgggttctctccctggctctgggaggggagtgggggctggtggttagagcagggggggctgggagccaggactcctgggttctctccccagctctgggaggggaggggtgtcgggggggctgggtgggggagggggagactccCTCCTCACGCCCCGATCCCGACCCCCCTTTTCTCTCGCCAGCCGcccgccctgggctccccctgaccccccccccgccctgtagGGGGGGTCCCACactctgcgcccctccccccgccccatgtgACCCCTGACCCCGCCGTGACCCCCTGACCTCTCACCTTGACCCGGACCCGCACCAcctcccgctcctcctcctcctcccgggcctcgccccccgccgccgccatCCCGGCCCCGGCCGGctccgcgggggggcgggggcggagggggggaggagcCTCGCGCCGGACGGGACCGTTACGGCCCCGCCCCTGGGGGGAGGCCTCGCGCCGCGGCGGGTAGAAGCCGGCTCGCGCCGGGCGGGCGGCTGACGtcaggtggggatggagggagggaggggggggaagccTCACGTGACCCCGCCGCTACTTCCGCTTCCGGCTCGGAGGCCTCAGCTCAGGCTCTGACGTCATCGCCCTCCTAAAAATCcgaagtggggagggggagagacgggAGCAGCCGGGCCCCTCCCCGCCGCGGGACGGGGATTCGCATCCGGGGTTAACCGGAAATAACCGCCCGGCCACGGGAAACAACATCCGGGTTAACTGGAAATAACCGGACAAGCCCCTCACTGGGGAAACAGCGGCCCAGCCAACCGGAAATAGCCCCCAACCGGTGAACACATCCGGGTCAACCGGAAATAACCGCACAGCCACGGAAAACAACATCCGGACCCACCGGAAATAGATGTACACGCAGGGACAGCAACATCCGGGTTAAGCGGAAATAACCGCCCAGGCAGGGAAAACAACATCCGGGTCAACCGGAAGTGACTCCCCCCAACGGGTGAAAACAACAACATCCGCCCCCAGCTCCAGGGACCCGGATgcttcttcccccccccggcagccggaGCAGGAGCCCCAGGCTCAGCGGGCAGACGCCGCGCTGCGGCACTGGGGCCTTTTCCGCCCGCCCCTGGTCCCCAGCACGTTGCTGTCaggcccctgcctcagtttccctccgcACTTTGAGTTGCtccacgcgggggggggggggacaagctGCTGTGGGAGCCCCACCCAGGGTCACCGCCAGGGGGCAGCTCGGAaccgggcaggggctgcaggagctggACGATGGACCCACAGGGGCCTGGCTCGGGGAGACGCAGAGATCTGGGACGGAGCGAGAGGCAGGGCCAGAAATGGAGCCCACGGTGGCTTGCCCGCGTGGAGGGCCGGCCTGTGTCATAACGGTGCCAGCCGAACGGCTCCCCGTGCCAGGGAACTAACCCACCCTGCTCGGTCTGGCAAGGCCGCCCGGTGTCACTGCAAATCCTGGCTGCGATGCCTGGAGCCCAGCGCCGGGCGCGTCTGGCTCAGGTGGACTCACAGGAGGAAGCTGGAGGCCAGAGGCTCAGTCGTTAGAGAGTGGGacccctggggcgggggctggcccACTGATCGGGCTCCCCTAAGGGGCTCTTTAAAAGCTGGAGCATAGAACCTGTCCTGGGGAATCCATGACACAGCACCCAGTGGCTCCTTCCCAGAGCAGTAGTTACCCTGCTCCACGTGTTACATCTCTGACCCTTGTTCCCTTCCCTGCATTTTCATCAGCTGTCCCCCAAAATCAGGTGTTTTATGGGCTCTGTGGCCCTGCTCCTCCATTGAGGGGATGGAGCTTTCCTACAggacaggcagaatcccactgtgCCCAACCCAGTGAACACTGCATTAGaaatggggcctttcccctcttgggggcgccagctcccatctgGTCCCAAGCAGGGGACTAGCtggctccagggggcagggaatggggcacggggcctttcccttctagggggtgctggctcccatccggccccagggcaggggactgggaatgGGACACAGGTTAATGAGATGGAGAGTGCAATCCCCTGCTAAGGGAAAAAGTATTTCCATTGATCCTTTTGGAATTCACCCCTCTCGGAGAAGGTCACTCTCCCTTGTTCCTGGTCATGGTTTTAATCAGGGCCCCTCCATCTCCTCTCTAAAGCATCCCAGCCCAGGAGGGACCCTCGGGATCAGCTGGTATGACCTGCTGTATAACCCCTTCTGTCCTGGCAGCACGGCGCCACCCGGACGGCAGCAGTGGCAGAcagggacagctgctggaaggCAAAGGAGTACATACGTGTGTTTATTAAAACAAGCTGATTGGCCCTGTCCACCGGAGGCACTTAAGGTCCCAgcatcccccaccctgcagccagtcAGGAGGCAAAGGGGGGCATTATTGGGGGCACACAGAGACGGGGTCAGAGCTTTGGTTATGGGACCAGGGAGGGTTTGGCGGAGGAGGGGGTGCTAGGATAACAAGTCATAGGGAGGCA from Mauremys mutica isolate MM-2020 ecotype Southern chromosome 15, ASM2049712v1, whole genome shotgun sequence includes the following:
- the LOC123349824 gene encoding LOW QUALITY PROTEIN: TBC1 domain family member 25-like (The sequence of the model RefSeq protein was modified relative to this genomic sequence to represent the inferred CDS: deleted 2 bases in 1 codon); amino-acid sequence: MAAAGGEAREEEEEREVVRVRVKKREGFLQPEFRTFAVDPQITSLDVLQHILIRAFDLNGKKNFGISYLGQEKQGQETYLSLLSDWDLTTAFASASKPYLQLLVDIKPSEDSPLLEDWDIISPKDVISTDLLLVEKRSLAAAALPFTQTIISQVGRTLSKVQQALSWSYGEDVKPFKPPLSDSEFHTYLNHEGQLNRPEELRLRIYHGGVEPSLRKVVWRYLLNVYPDGLTGQERMNYMKRKTREYDQLKGQWAERASPEDLDFIRSNVLKDVLRTDRTHPYYAGSEDNPHLTALHDLLTTYAVTHPQISYCQGMSDIASPILAVMDNEAHAFICFCGIMKRLEGNFQMDGEVMSLKFSHLKLLLQYSDPEFYAYLLSRGADDFFFCYRWLLLELKREFAFEDALRMLEITWSSLPPDPPEKEVELVGPPARLSESGQPVRQRHMLRPTCSFEATGDRPCLEDPGDHPCLEQKTLLKQSSFGEFKYYSAREDSSEEEPSLRSQRSMEEEEDFCSEQDPLLQLPAMTKSFSAPSLRLLTPPTPSRDSTSSPSPPPSGSEKSESLPEEKGDLAGDTPSSSPSSPLPAAPSPATVSLPPPQEFGKGNPFMLFLCLAILLEHRDHIMKNNMDYNELAMHFDRLVRRHNLAKVLHRAKALFADYLQSEVWDSEEGDEAAAESPAVS